A genomic window from Ignavibacteria bacterium includes:
- a CDS encoding T9SS type A sorting domain-containing protein → MKTINLYLSYLIFLIVSTVYAQITPPLPVNGWSFRGYFGNGPAATSSYLSGVAYEGNYSQAFYVSLPHGGATIEWVKNFEREYVKPTHVMYKYAYKSGNWSAPFDLKIHFYMKKGDSLYYFDASTVYKESTFFCWVSSSKSSYLGSVPNFSEIVLKFYFMPITITPIDASAEVLIDWLQLRYGNDSTITIDRFGDPLTKLDESNNIPYQFRLSQNYPNPFNPSTVISYQLSAVSHVTLKVYDLLGREVAVLVNEEKWPGNHEVRLTINDPSADGRLTSGIYFYQLKAGGFIETKKMILMK, encoded by the coding sequence ATGAAAACAATAAACCTTTATCTTTCTTATTTAATATTTCTGATTGTTTCGACTGTATACGCTCAAATAACTCCCCCACTACCTGTAAATGGTTGGTCTTTTCGTGGGTATTTTGGCAACGGGCCTGCGGCAACATCTTCATATCTTTCTGGTGTGGCCTATGAAGGCAATTATTCACAAGCTTTCTATGTTTCACTTCCTCATGGTGGAGCGACTATTGAGTGGGTTAAAAATTTTGAGAGAGAATATGTAAAACCAACTCATGTAATGTATAAATATGCTTACAAATCTGGTAATTGGTCAGCACCATTTGATTTAAAGATTCACTTTTATATGAAAAAGGGAGACTCACTTTACTACTTTGATGCGAGTACAGTTTATAAAGAATCAACTTTTTTTTGTTGGGTTTCAAGCAGTAAATCTTCTTATTTGGGTTCGGTTCCAAATTTCTCGGAGATTGTTTTAAAATTCTATTTCATGCCTATCACTATAACACCAATAGATGCATCGGCAGAGGTTCTTATTGATTGGCTTCAATTAAGGTATGGAAATGATTCAACGATCACTATCGATCGTTTTGGTGATCCGCTCACTAAATTAGATGAGTCGAACAACATTCCATATCAATTTCGGCTTTCTCAAAACTATCCAAATCCATTCAATCCGAGTACTGTAATTAGCTATCAGCTTTCAGCAGTCAGTCATGTTACGCTAAAAGTTTATGATTTACTGGGAAGGGAAGTTGCAGTTCTTGTGAATGAAGAAAAATGGCCGGGTAATCATGAAGTACGATTAACCATTAACGATCCGTCAGCTGACGGACGTTTAACGAGCGGAATTTACTTTTATCAACTAAAAGCTGGAGGATTTATTGAGACAAAGAAAATGATATTGATGAAATAA
- a CDS encoding choice-of-anchor D domain-containing protein: protein MKISFPYFRNIVLFILNILFFPFPPLLNSQTPTFDKIVFSREESANDWDIWTMDLNGSNQTRIHNSTSNDGDPHFRSDGSKIVFSRFTQALPPTADICVIDPDGNNLVNLTSDIPAECGRPKWSWNGIKIVYKVSAGPDNGDIFLMNADGTSKTALITGSTNDEWPSFSPDSLYIVLQRYVGAISNQKSKIIRYKISDGTITELTDGNYLDEMPVYSPDGNYVLFKRGTTNPEIFRIRIDNLALENLTNNSVVDDAPAYSYDGTKIAWMQSTSALNTCEIWIMNSGGSGKTQLTSNSVADFNPTFSPFSTTSGPEINIKGNNITIINGSATPSTLDYTDFSSVLVDSGAITRTFAIENLGTANLILSGSPLVQLTGTNSTDFSVLVNPSSTIAASSNTTFQVRFDPSASGTRTATISIPNNDSDENPYTLAIQGSGTASAAAVYGKIAFCKQQSTTDWDIWIMDADGSNQTKLLDSDAKDMNPHFSPAGKYIAFSRTSGSSPNFTNDVYIMNSDGTNATNLTSDVSESCVGPKFAWNESRLAFFRNYMGSGFVLCTMNLDGTNKQYINDQAGNPVVGDSPFFTPDGQWVVFQRVNPDQLKGAIYKVPAAGGNVIQLTNTSDFYELPRVSPDGQFVICKYNPIASGKADIAKFSINQTPPTSNVANLTNTMNEDEDSPMYSYEGDRIAYMGTAGTTSMEIWTMNPDGSVRTRLTNNSQQDFDPTFSPASAVPGQVTLLSPSNGSINQPTTLTLTWNAVSRATTYHIQLSVDSSFTSLAVDDTNITSTSRQLTSLENNKTYFWRVRAKNTAGWGLYSSTWNFTTIISVPSVPTLTSPTNGAIGISITPTLSWFASTGAATYHLQVALDSMFTSVVYNDSTLTTTSKQVGPLLNNTKYYWRVNAKNTGGTSAWSAVWNFTTLTTHVEKDNNVIPTEYELAQNYPNPFNSRTTIQFDIPQMGNVNIKIFNALGKEISVLIDGFLPAGRYRLNWEAKNLPSGVYFYELIAGNFREVKKMIVSK from the coding sequence GTGAAAATCTCTTTTCCCTATTTTAGGAATATTGTACTATTTATTCTTAACATTCTTTTTTTTCCATTCCCTCCTTTACTGAATTCACAGACCCCAACTTTTGATAAAATTGTTTTCAGCAGAGAGGAAAGTGCTAACGATTGGGATATCTGGACTATGGATTTGAATGGAAGCAACCAAACAAGAATACATAATTCAACATCGAATGATGGTGATCCTCATTTTAGGAGTGATGGCAGTAAGATCGTCTTTAGCCGTTTTACACAGGCCTTGCCCCCTACTGCAGATATTTGTGTAATTGATCCGGATGGAAACAATTTAGTCAATCTGACATCAGATATTCCAGCCGAATGCGGCAGGCCAAAATGGTCCTGGAATGGGATAAAAATTGTCTACAAAGTATCCGCAGGTCCTGACAATGGTGATATTTTTTTGATGAATGCGGATGGTACAAGTAAAACAGCATTAATAACTGGAAGCACAAATGATGAATGGCCCAGTTTTTCACCGGATAGTTTGTACATCGTTCTTCAGAGATATGTTGGTGCGATCTCAAATCAGAAATCAAAGATTATAAGATACAAAATTTCAGATGGGACAATTACAGAATTGACTGACGGGAATTACCTTGATGAAATGCCAGTATATTCACCGGACGGAAATTATGTTTTATTTAAACGGGGTACTACTAATCCGGAAATTTTTAGGATTCGTATTGACAATCTTGCACTAGAAAATCTTACTAATAACTCTGTAGTAGATGATGCCCCTGCATACTCATATGATGGGACGAAAATTGCTTGGATGCAGTCAACTTCGGCTCTGAATACGTGTGAGATCTGGATAATGAATAGTGGTGGTTCAGGTAAAACCCAATTAACCAGTAATTCAGTTGCTGATTTCAATCCAACATTTTCACCATTTTCTACAACTTCGGGACCGGAAATAAATATTAAAGGAAATAATATAACTATTATAAATGGCAGTGCAACACCAAGTACTTTAGATTACACTGATTTTAGCAGTGTGCTAGTTGATAGCGGTGCCATTACAAGAACTTTTGCAATTGAAAATCTTGGTACTGCTAATCTCATACTCTCAGGAAGTCCTCTTGTTCAACTAACCGGAACAAATTCCACTGACTTCTCTGTTCTTGTAAATCCTTCATCAACTATAGCTGCAAGCAGCAACACAACATTTCAAGTCAGATTTGATCCAAGTGCAAGCGGCACAAGAACAGCAACAATAAGTATTCCAAATAATGACTCGGATGAAAATCCATACACACTTGCAATACAAGGATCAGGAACAGCATCTGCAGCTGCTGTCTATGGAAAAATTGCATTTTGCAAACAGCAAAGTACAACCGATTGGGATATTTGGATTATGGATGCCGATGGCAGCAATCAAACAAAATTATTGGATAGTGATGCAAAGGATATGAATCCACACTTCAGCCCCGCCGGAAAATATATTGCATTCTCCAGAACCAGTGGATCATCACCCAACTTTACGAACGATGTTTATATAATGAATAGCGATGGCACTAATGCTACAAATTTAACATCAGACGTATCAGAATCCTGTGTTGGACCAAAGTTTGCGTGGAATGAAAGCAGGTTGGCATTCTTTAGAAATTATATGGGTTCCGGATTCGTTTTGTGTACAATGAATCTTGATGGAACAAATAAACAGTACATCAATGATCAGGCAGGGAACCCTGTTGTTGGTGATTCTCCTTTTTTTACACCGGACGGCCAATGGGTTGTATTTCAAAGAGTAAATCCCGACCAATTGAAAGGGGCAATTTATAAAGTTCCTGCCGCCGGGGGAAACGTAATTCAGCTAACCAATACTTCAGATTTCTATGAACTACCAAGGGTATCACCGGATGGACAGTTTGTAATTTGCAAATACAATCCTATTGCCAGCGGTAAAGCGGACATCGCAAAGTTTTCAATTAATCAAACACCTCCAACGTCCAATGTTGCTAATCTTACCAATACAATGAATGAAGATGAGGACTCGCCGATGTACTCATATGAGGGAGATAGAATAGCATATATGGGGACAGCCGGTACCACTTCAATGGAAATTTGGACTATGAATCCCGATGGTTCAGTTAGAACAAGACTGACCAATAATTCTCAGCAGGATTTTGATCCCACTTTTTCCCCCGCCAGTGCTGTACCCGGACAAGTTACACTCCTATCCCCATCGAATGGTTCAATAAACCAACCTACGACCTTGACGTTGACATGGAACGCAGTCAGTAGAGCAACGACATATCATATACAGTTATCGGTTGACAGCAGTTTTACTTCATTAGCTGTGGATGATACTAATATTACTTCAACATCAAGGCAACTCACATCATTAGAAAACAATAAAACATACTTTTGGAGAGTGAGAGCAAAGAATACAGCAGGGTGGGGTTTATATTCATCAACTTGGAATTTTACAACGATAATTTCTGTACCATCAGTACCGACATTGACATCGCCAACGAATGGAGCAATTGGCATATCAATTACTCCAACTTTAAGCTGGTTTGCATCAACTGGTGCAGCCACCTATCATTTACAAGTCGCATTAGATTCGATGTTCACTTCCGTTGTGTATAACGATTCTACACTAACTACTACATCTAAGCAAGTTGGACCATTGCTGAATAATACAAAATATTATTGGAGAGTAAATGCGAAGAATACAGGCGGGACAAGTGCTTGGTCTGCAGTTTGGAATTTCACCACTTTAACTACTCATGTTGAGAAAGATAACAATGTTATACCGACTGAATATGAGTTAGCTCAGAACTATCCAAATCCTTTCAATTCTAGAACGACAATTCAATTTGATATACCCCAAATGGGAAATGTAAACATTAAGATATTCAATGCACTAGGAAAAGAGATAAGTGTATTGATTGATGGGTTTCTGCCTGCTGGTAGATATAGATTAAATTGGGAGGCAAAAAATTTGCCAAGCGGTGTCTATTTTTATGAGTTGATAGCGGGCAACTTCAGAGAGGTGAAAAAGATGATTGTTTCAAAGTAA
- a CDS encoding T9SS type A sorting domain-containing protein — MHRIIYSMTIVLILFNVSYAQFTPISALRNNNSSGVPVDTGKVFTVTGNVSVANEFNSPSYMQDHDAGIAVYARGAGLFSASVKIGDSVRVTGTLAHFNGLTQLYPTSFARLDSQKTIEPLFLTIAEIKAQNWNAYEAYEGTLVRVNNITVSASGNWVGNTNYTIADGTGTTLLRITNGTTLVGQPIPTGAFDVIAALGAYKTSVPYDASSYQLLPRFIADIVTDNKPLIILPVIASNITPTSFKIFYETLRDGDTEVRYGLTTSLEMGMLKDASLTKNHSITVSGLNQLTKYYFKVYSTNTAGTSEGPLESVTTASTNPSTGAINIYFNTTVDQTAAIPGNTAKGNVVFTDKLLERINSASYSIDMALYSFYNQNTIVNALIAAKNRGVKVRIVYDKRTTQNSMQSLINAGFLISKRPNINGIMHNKFFVFDGRDTDVTNDWVWTGSWNVSGDESGWLNNVVEINDYALAQAYTKEFEEMWGSNTDSPNSSAAKFGPAKSDNTPHFFTIGGREVQLYFSPSDQTNSKIKNTLSTADSSLFFALLSFTRSDLASEIVARKNNGAVARGIIDNVNDSGSQYLFLKSNIEAFDHNIGGTLHHKYGVVDASYPSSNPFVITGSHNWSNAAENDNDENTLIIKDIFIANQFMQEFKRRYNDLGGTGTFVVPTYVSVKDENLAPTNIQLYQNFPNPFNPVTTITFTMPTEKFVSLSLFNSLGQNVKTLFEGEAQPGKTVIDFKADGLPSGVYYYQITAGDFHSTKKMILMK; from the coding sequence ATGCACAGAATAATTTATTCAATGACTATTGTTTTAATTCTATTTAATGTTTCTTATGCACAGTTCACACCGATTTCGGCGTTACGCAACAATAATTCAAGCGGAGTTCCAGTCGACACTGGAAAAGTATTTACCGTAACTGGAAATGTATCTGTTGCGAACGAATTCAACAGCCCGTCGTATATGCAAGATCACGATGCAGGTATTGCAGTTTATGCACGCGGCGCCGGACTTTTTTCTGCGTCTGTGAAGATTGGTGATTCGGTAAGAGTTACAGGAACTCTTGCCCATTTCAATGGATTGACACAACTTTACCCCACTTCTTTTGCAAGACTTGATTCGCAAAAAACAATCGAACCGCTGTTTCTGACAATTGCTGAAATCAAAGCACAAAACTGGAATGCTTATGAAGCTTACGAAGGAACGCTTGTCCGCGTGAATAACATTACAGTCTCTGCTTCAGGAAATTGGGTGGGAAACACTAATTATACGATTGCTGATGGAACGGGAACCACACTGCTGAGAATTACAAATGGGACAACACTCGTTGGGCAGCCGATCCCAACCGGTGCATTTGATGTTATAGCTGCACTTGGAGCTTACAAAACTTCTGTACCTTACGATGCGAGCAGTTATCAGCTTCTCCCAAGATTTATTGCTGATATTGTTACTGACAATAAACCTTTGATTATTTTACCAGTTATTGCATCAAACATAACTCCAACTTCCTTCAAAATCTTTTATGAGACATTACGCGATGGCGATACTGAAGTGCGGTACGGTCTAACTACTTCGCTTGAAATGGGAATGTTGAAGGATGCTTCACTAACAAAAAATCATTCGATTACAGTCAGTGGATTAAATCAATTAACAAAATATTACTTTAAAGTTTATTCAACTAATACTGCTGGTACAAGCGAGGGCCCATTAGAGTCAGTTACCACAGCTTCGACTAATCCATCAACCGGAGCAATAAATATTTACTTTAATACAACTGTCGACCAAACAGCAGCGATTCCAGGAAATACCGCAAAAGGAAACGTTGTCTTCACCGATAAACTGTTGGAAAGAATTAATTCGGCATCGTATTCAATTGATATGGCTCTTTATAGTTTTTATAATCAAAATACAATCGTGAATGCACTAATCGCAGCAAAAAACCGCGGTGTAAAAGTTAGAATTGTTTACGACAAGCGCACAACTCAAAATTCAATGCAGTCCTTGATCAACGCTGGATTTTTAATCAGCAAACGTCCCAATATAAATGGAATCATGCACAATAAATTTTTCGTTTTTGACGGAAGAGATACAGATGTAACTAACGATTGGGTTTGGACTGGTTCGTGGAATGTTTCCGGAGATGAAAGCGGCTGGCTGAATAATGTTGTGGAGATAAACGATTATGCACTCGCTCAAGCTTATACAAAAGAATTTGAAGAAATGTGGGGAAGCAATACGGATTCACCCAACTCATCGGCTGCAAAGTTTGGTCCAGCAAAATCTGATAATACGCCTCACTTCTTCACAATTGGTGGGAGAGAAGTGCAACTTTACTTCAGCCCATCTGATCAAACTAATTCCAAAATCAAGAATACTTTGTCAACTGCCGACTCAAGTCTTTTCTTTGCACTTCTTTCATTTACAAGAAGCGATTTGGCAAGTGAAATCGTTGCACGAAAAAATAATGGCGCAGTTGCAAGAGGTATTATCGATAATGTTAATGACTCTGGCTCTCAATATTTATTCTTAAAATCAAACATTGAAGCGTTTGACCATAATATTGGCGGCACACTTCACCACAAATACGGAGTCGTTGATGCGTCATATCCAAGTTCGAATCCTTTCGTGATTACGGGTTCTCATAATTGGAGCAATGCAGCTGAAAATGACAACGATGAGAATACACTAATTATTAAAGATATTTTTATTGCGAATCAATTCATGCAGGAATTCAAGAGGAGATATAACGACCTCGGTGGAACAGGAACTTTTGTAGTGCCAACTTATGTAAGTGTTAAAGATGAAAATCTTGCACCAACCAATATTCAACTCTATCAAAATTTTCCGAACCCCTTCAATCCAGTAACGACAATTACCTTTACGATGCCGACAGAGAAATTCGTTTCTTTATCATTATTCAATTCGCTCGGGCAAAATGTCAAAACACTTTTCGAAGGGGAAGCACAGCCCGGAAAAACCGTAATCGATTTCAAGGCTGATGGATTACCAAGCGGTGTATATTATTATCAAATTACGGCAGGTGATTTTCATTCTACCAAAAAGATGATTTTGATGAAATAG
- a CDS encoding UPF0164 family protein, protein MRVLAFVMISLLFYISTLYAQLLPVLGGQRAGISTAQFLKIGVGGRASALGESFVAIANDASALYWNPAGLVQFNEHQVFFSHTNWVVDIKHQFAGAVYKISDVSAVGVSFTTLHMDDMKVTTETLPFGTGEYFSYGDVAVGLSYAHKFTEQFSFGATVKYIHETLDKLYMNGFMVDLGTYYWTGLGTSRFAVAVSNFGNQISPKGEVYQIDGSKVSEFQAFSPPTMFRIGFAVEPIMTDNHTLTTSIQLNHPNDNSENVGIGLEYNFKNLFFVRGGYKLNVDEQNFTFGAGVNAPISFAKASFDYAYANFNRLGSTHRFSILLGI, encoded by the coding sequence ATGAGAGTTTTAGCTTTTGTTATGATATCATTGTTATTTTACATAAGCACGCTTTATGCGCAATTGCTTCCCGTGCTTGGCGGACAGCGTGCAGGTATTTCGACTGCACAATTCCTAAAGATTGGAGTCGGCGGTAGAGCTTCAGCGCTCGGTGAATCATTCGTCGCAATTGCAAATGATGCATCAGCTCTGTATTGGAATCCGGCTGGATTAGTACAGTTCAACGAGCATCAAGTGTTTTTCTCTCATACAAATTGGGTAGTTGACATTAAGCATCAATTTGCCGGTGCAGTTTATAAAATTTCAGATGTGAGTGCTGTTGGTGTCTCGTTCACAACCCTTCACATGGACGATATGAAAGTGACAACAGAAACTCTGCCATTCGGAACAGGAGAATATTTTTCCTACGGTGATGTTGCAGTGGGATTAAGTTATGCTCACAAATTTACCGAGCAATTTAGCTTCGGTGCAACAGTAAAGTATATACATGAAACTTTGGATAAACTTTACATGAACGGCTTCATGGTTGATCTTGGGACTTATTATTGGACAGGTCTCGGGACTTCACGATTTGCAGTTGCGGTTTCAAATTTCGGGAATCAAATTTCACCCAAAGGAGAAGTTTACCAGATTGATGGGTCTAAAGTCTCTGAATTTCAAGCATTTTCTCCGCCGACTATGTTTAGAATTGGATTCGCTGTTGAACCGATTATGACAGATAATCATACTTTAACAACATCAATTCAACTTAATCATCCAAATGATAATTCTGAGAATGTCGGAATTGGATTGGAATATAATTTCAAGAATTTATTTTTTGTTAGGGGTGGATATAAGCTAAATGTTGACGAACAGAATTTCACATTTGGTGCTGGAGTTAATGCCCCAATATCTTTCGCCAAAGCGTCTTTCGATTATGCCTACGCGAACTTTAACAGATTAGGGAGTACGCATCGATTTTCAATATTGTTAGGAATTTGA
- a CDS encoding TonB-dependent receptor has protein sequence MKKIFTLVLVLLFVSSSLFAQEKATLSGKITDAKTSETLPAVNVIIKGTYYGAASDINGNYTIRNVNPGSYTIEVSLIGYKLVQFTGVKIAEGEKKVLNVKLEETVLTLDRDIVVVGEKPMLDVEETQSKKLISREDIEVALIENVKDVVTQQAGVVYSDNAIHIRGGRAYENAFLLDGVSIQDPLSGTGFGLQLSASSIEEVEVITGGYNAEYGQATSGVVNVRTREGGNEYKGSFSWKRDNLGFNKNSFSTFNIDIVEASLSGPEPITSFFLPAIGLNIPGSVSLFGNFYMGISDGITQGYIRNTAKQLNSSTFFGTRFAPRQENSWFWLGKATYKISPLIKLSYSFNQSVNINQNSQSLQTNLEYVEPSPGYQYPFQYNLDNANVYTHNNQYHIISYTHTLNAKTFYEIKLSRYFTKLRADANGLDWKEYKEPKDITTFPIEYYNPSRDTIGVIPGDGFWDHGNPFTWHDHHVEEYSIRGDVTSHFDEKNKFKAGFDFSFREMQLVDIYKPWIGEMGLNNDVYKVFPANGALYVQDNINFSGMILNFGLRLDYWFPGKYVDDAVNDPEVITIPEEIRERYRENTYSFFGRRFKARISPRLGISHPISDNQTLFFSYGHFSKWPKPQFIYAKLSPQSAKSSFQRFGNPDLNPETTVAYELGIRNQFSSDDVFTLTAYYKDIFDYVATRTAYIQSARLGTASFITYINQDYARSRGIEVEYKKRIGRWFTGSVTGAYSIATGKSSSADEGVLVLRGDLDETIKEEFTVWDRPFQASLNLNLFVEPGKALFGFGNGIFDNYNLYIRAFYQSGKRFTPYVFSGKYDLDGRPEYLVDRKNRYGGIGQDWFWMDMNFEKYFSIGGVRLAFTIEVNNLLNMKNSAIINPVTGKAYELGDPTPPGWNDPYYPDYQAPLDPYPFNPARFLTKRNIKFGLSVRF, from the coding sequence ATGAAAAAAATATTTACTCTCGTTTTAGTATTGCTGTTCGTCTCATCATCTTTATTCGCACAAGAGAAAGCAACTTTATCGGGCAAAATAACTGATGCGAAAACCAGCGAGACACTTCCTGCCGTAAATGTAATTATTAAAGGAACTTATTACGGTGCCGCTTCTGATATTAATGGAAATTATACAATCAGAAATGTAAATCCCGGTTCCTATACTATAGAAGTTTCATTGATTGGATATAAGCTCGTACAATTCACAGGAGTGAAAATTGCGGAAGGTGAGAAGAAAGTTTTAAACGTAAAGTTAGAAGAAACTGTTTTAACGCTTGACCGCGATATTGTAGTTGTAGGTGAAAAGCCAATGCTCGATGTGGAAGAAACTCAGAGCAAAAAATTAATTTCGAGAGAAGATATTGAAGTCGCTCTTATTGAGAACGTGAAAGATGTAGTCACACAGCAGGCTGGTGTTGTTTATTCTGATAATGCAATTCATATTCGCGGTGGACGCGCTTATGAAAATGCATTTTTATTGGATGGTGTTTCGATTCAAGATCCATTATCCGGAACTGGATTTGGACTTCAATTGAGTGCGTCATCAATCGAAGAAGTTGAAGTTATTACTGGCGGATACAATGCTGAATACGGACAGGCAACTTCCGGAGTTGTAAACGTTAGAACAAGAGAAGGTGGGAATGAATATAAAGGGTCATTCAGCTGGAAAAGAGATAATCTTGGTTTTAATAAAAATTCATTTTCAACTTTTAACATTGATATTGTTGAAGCAAGCTTGAGCGGTCCTGAACCAATTACAAGTTTTTTCCTGCCAGCGATTGGATTGAACATTCCCGGTTCTGTAAGTTTGTTTGGAAATTTTTACATGGGAATTTCAGATGGAATAACTCAAGGATATATCAGAAATACTGCGAAACAACTTAACTCATCTACATTTTTCGGAACCCGATTTGCACCTCGGCAAGAGAACAGTTGGTTCTGGCTCGGTAAAGCAACATATAAAATCAGTCCATTGATAAAATTATCCTATTCATTCAATCAATCGGTCAATATCAATCAGAATTCGCAATCGCTTCAAACGAATCTGGAATACGTCGAACCGAGTCCAGGTTATCAATATCCGTTTCAGTACAATTTAGATAATGCGAATGTTTATACGCATAACAATCAATATCATATAATTTCTTATACTCACACACTTAACGCAAAAACATTTTACGAGATAAAACTTTCGCGTTATTTCACAAAACTTAGAGCGGATGCGAATGGCTTAGATTGGAAAGAGTACAAAGAACCGAAAGACATTACAACATTCCCCATTGAATATTACAATCCCAGTCGAGATACAATTGGTGTAATTCCAGGCGATGGATTCTGGGATCATGGTAATCCTTTCACGTGGCACGATCATCATGTGGAAGAATACAGTATCCGCGGCGATGTAACAAGTCACTTCGATGAAAAAAATAAATTTAAAGCCGGATTCGATTTCAGTTTCCGCGAAATGCAATTAGTGGATATTTATAAACCATGGATCGGTGAAATGGGTTTGAATAATGATGTTTACAAAGTTTTTCCAGCAAATGGAGCGCTTTATGTCCAGGATAATATAAATTTCAGTGGAATGATTTTAAATTTCGGTTTACGGCTTGATTACTGGTTCCCCGGAAAATATGTGGACGATGCCGTTAACGATCCTGAAGTAATTACAATTCCTGAGGAAATCAGAGAACGTTACAGGGAAAATACTTATTCTTTCTTTGGTAGAAGATTCAAAGCTCGTATCAGTCCGCGGCTTGGCATATCTCACCCAATTTCCGATAATCAAACATTGTTCTTTAGCTATGGTCATTTCAGCAAGTGGCCCAAACCGCAATTCATATATGCAAAACTCAGTCCTCAAAGTGCAAAATCTTCATTTCAAAGATTTGGAAATCCTGACCTAAATCCAGAAACAACTGTAGCTTACGAACTCGGAATTCGAAATCAATTTTCATCAGATGATGTTTTCACATTAACAGCTTATTACAAAGATATTTTCGATTATGTTGCAACTCGCACAGCATACATTCAAAGTGCAAGATTGGGAACTGCGAGCTTTATTACTTACATTAATCAAGATTATGCAAGAAGCCGAGGCATTGAAGTAGAATATAAAAAACGAATTGGAAGATGGTTCACGGGTTCTGTCACAGGTGCATACTCTATTGCGACTGGAAAAAGTTCGAGTGCAGATGAAGGAGTACTCGTCCTACGCGGTGATTTGGATGAAACGATTAAAGAAGAGTTCACTGTATGGGATAGACCTTTTCAAGCATCTTTGAATTTGAATTTATTTGTGGAACCAGGCAAAGCATTATTCGGTTTTGGCAATGGAATTTTTGACAATTATAATTTGTACATCCGTGCATTTTATCAATCTGGTAAACGATTTACTCCTTACGTATTCAGTGGGAAGTACGATTTAGATGGACGGCCTGAGTACCTTGTAGATCGAAAGAACAGATACGGCGGTATCGGTCAAGACTGGTTCTGGATGGACATGAACTTCGAAAAATATTTTTCTATCGGAGGCGTTCGTCTCGCTTTTACAATTGAAGTAAATAATTTATTGAATATGAAAAATTCTGCGATTATTAATCCAGTTACAGGCAAAGCCTATGAATTAGGCGATCCAACTCCACCGGGGTGGAATGATCCATATTATCCAGATTATCAGGCTCCGCTCGATCCGTATCCGTTTAATCCTGCAAGATTTTTGACGAAGAGAAATATTAAGTTTGGATTGAGTGTAAGGTTTTAA
- a CDS encoding four helix bundle protein, whose product MTENKNKKFDLEERLINFAVLIIEISRSLDNTREGNHITGQLVRSGTSPALHYGEAQSAESRNDFIHKLKILLKELRETLVALKIIKKVPLTKKLEIVDKGLIECNELISIFVKSVETARKNNEKK is encoded by the coding sequence ATGACCGAAAATAAAAATAAGAAATTTGATCTCGAAGAAAGGTTAATCAATTTCGCAGTACTGATAATAGAAATAAGTAGAAGCCTTGATAATACACGAGAAGGTAATCATATCACTGGGCAGTTGGTAAGGTCGGGAACGTCGCCAGCTTTACATTACGGAGAGGCACAAAGTGCTGAATCGAGAAATGATTTTATCCATAAACTCAAAATTCTTTTGAAAGAATTAAGAGAAACATTAGTTGCTTTGAAAATTATTAAAAAAGTACCTTTGACAAAAAAGTTAGAAATAGTTGATAAAGGATTAATTGAATGTAATGAACTTATCTCCATTTTTGTAAAAAGCGTAGAAACAGCAAGGAAGAATAATGAGAAAAAATAG